Proteins from one Oscillatoria nigro-viridis PCC 7112 genomic window:
- a CDS encoding DUF433 domain-containing protein, whose protein sequence is MTIQELETQISTLNLADKAKLISILTQTLTNGSLGIKKTPGVCGGDACIGNTRIPVWSLVCDRRLGASDGIILESFPDLTAADLVNAWAYADAYPEEIEQAIRENDEVMEESEVY, encoded by the coding sequence ATGACTATACAAGAATTAGAAACTCAAATCTCAACCTTAAATCTGGCTGATAAAGCTAAACTCATCAGCATCCTAACTCAAACTTTAACCAACGGTTCTCTAGGAATTAAAAAAACTCCTGGTGTGTGCGGAGGCGATGCTTGTATCGGCAATACTCGCATACCAGTTTGGTCACTGGTGTGCGATCGACGTTTAGGTGCTTCCGATGGTATCATCCTAGAATCATTTCCCGATCTAACCGCCGCTGACTTGGTAAATGCGTGGGCTTATGCTGATGCTTACCCAGAGGAAATTGAACAGGCAATTAGAGAAAACGATGAAGTTATGGAAGAAAGCGAGGTTTATTAA
- a CDS encoding DUF5615 family PIN-like protein, protein MARFYTDENFPLAVVELLRTLGHDVLTAREAGNANLQIPDEDVLAFAASNSRTVLTRNRRHFMRLHLQNSDHSGIVVCTEDPNFERLATRINDAISAIDTLNGKLIRVNRPST, encoded by the coding sequence TTGGCACGTTTTTACACAGATGAAAACTTTCCGCTAGCAGTGGTAGAATTACTGCGGACTTTGGGTCACGATGTATTAACAGCGAGGGAAGCAGGGAATGCAAATCTTCAAATTCCTGACGAAGATGTGTTAGCTTTTGCTGCGAGCAATTCCCGAACAGTTTTAACGCGAAATCGCCGTCATTTCATGCGATTACACCTTCAAAACTCTGACCATAGTGGTATTGTTGTTTGCACGGAAGACCCAAATTTTGAAAGGCTGGCGACGCGAATTAATGATGCTATTTCTGCGATCGATACTTTAAACGGTAAATTGATTCGAGTTAACCGTCCTTCGACATGA
- a CDS encoding DUF433 domain-containing protein, producing MTMKELEKKLLALTPSEKSQAIQLLVESLSNTWQGIEKTQGVCGGDARIAKTRIPIWSLVNYRIMGANDVRILQEFPHLSAADLANAWAYAEAHPEEIQAAIARNEEP from the coding sequence ATGACAATGAAAGAATTAGAAAAAAAACTACTTGCCTTAACTCCCAGTGAAAAAAGTCAGGCAATACAGCTATTGGTCGAAAGTTTAAGCAATACTTGGCAAGGAATAGAAAAAACTCAGGGCGTGTGCGGTGGCGATGCGAGAATTGCCAAAACTCGCATACCTATTTGGTCGCTGGTAAATTATCGCATTATGGGTGCAAATGATGTGCGGATTTTGCAAGAGTTTCCTCATTTGAGTGCAGCAGATTTGGCGAATGCTTGGGCTTATGCTGAGGCACACCCAGAGGAAATTCAAGCTGCGATCGCTAGAAATGAGGAACCCTAA